In Dehalococcoidia bacterium, the DNA window GAGCATTGCTTCTGCCTCTGCTTCTGTTATCATTCCCGCCATTTCGTAATCGCTGATGTTACGTTTCTGGCGGAACTTATCCAGCGTCGTGATGAGGAGCGGCTTTGCCTTGATGGTATAGGCCAGCGATTGTATAACGCGGTAGTGCTGGCCATCTTTCCTCGCGCGATATCCGGCCGCCGATAGCGCCGCCATAGCCGCCGTGAGGGCGGCATTATAAGCTATGCTCAGCTTCCAGTCGGGCCCGAGCCCGGGTATGCAACACTTTTCCAGGTCGCGGTCGCATATAGCCAGCAGGCGCTTGGTCTCATGCGCCGAAGGATGATGTATTTCGATAAGTTTATCGGCCAGCCAGTTTTCCAAGCTCATTTTCATCACCTATTATAAATATCTTTTTGCCTTGCATTACTTCCAGGACAAAAGGATGCTTCTCCGCCAAACGTTTTTTAAATTCTCCAACCGGATAAACCACCGGATTTATTTCACGTCGCAGTATGTCCTGGGCTTTTGAAATGGAAAAGACAACGTCGTCAAAGCTCATCGGTCCTATCAGCACCAGGTCTATATCGCTTGCCCTATCGTCTGTACTGCGGGCCACTGAGCCGAAAATGAAAGCAACCCTGATCTTATCTGCCATCGGTTCCAGCGCTTTTTTGATTACGCCGGCAGCGCCAAGTGTTTTTCTGACGATGTCCCTAAGC includes these proteins:
- a CDS encoding ArsR family transcriptional regulator; the encoded protein is MPIMGISIYDDKLSSFLFNQTRRALLALFYEHTDESYYVNQIVRSLVKGSGAVQRELRLMTEAGLIVRTQKGNLVFYQANSKSPIFNELRDIVRKTLGAAGVIKKALEPMADKIRVAFIFGSVARSTDDRASDIDLVLIGPMSFDDVVFSISKAQDILRREINPVVYPVGEFKKRLAEKHPFVLEVMQGKKIFIIGDENELGKLAGR